aaaaagacAAGTACAAATTTGGTGGTGGTGATATCAAATCAAGCAAAGGAGGATTGAATTGTGCCAAAGACAATAGGTTGTGCCATGGATTGAATATCAAAGTGATACTTGAATAAACGGCGACCGACATTATAGTATAGTCTTTATTTCTATTTGAGTATCCTATAAAATCTACAAATGAACTCCAGAAAACCTTAAAGTTCCTATCGTTGCCATGGTTGTCATTGATTTAAGGACTTCAAACTTGCTTGACTTTCATATGAGGTCAACTTGAACGTTCAAGCAATGTTTCATCGAAATCAAACAACCTTATATGGAGCGGGTGTATCTACATGTTTTTTTCATAGATGTCCATTTTAAAAATGGCAAGTACAAATTTGGTAGTGGTGATATTAAATCAAGCAAAAGAGGATGGAATTGTTGCAAACACAATAGGTTGTGCCAAGTATTGAATATCAAAGTGATACTCGAATAAATGACGACCGACGACCAACAATTTCGTTTTATCGTTCTTTTCATTAAATTAAGGTTCTTGGAAACTTAATATCTAGGAGTAATGACAGATAAATTACGATAGTTGAAATGTGTTTCGTATGATTGTTCTTAATTGTCGTGTCAAATGCCTAAAAAAACTTCCATTTTGAAATACTTAAAACCGTATACGGAAAGTAATCTTTAAATTTCAATCTGTGTAGTTAAACCGACATATATTTGGGAAACTAGAATCATGTAGCACCGTACCTCAGCAAAAATAGGTACCGCCAAGCAAATAGCTTTTCCTGCACGTTTGTTTGTAAACAGTATTGCGAAACTAACTCTCCAAAGAAATAATATCACTTTTCCAAAACCAATTTGTCGTACCTTGTGGTGGTCTTTGATAATGGGTTTAACGCATTACTCACTTTTAAAAAATCACACTTTTCTTAATGTttctctttaaaattaaaaaatataacggTTTTTTGGTTTGATCTGGTTTGATTTATATATGATAGGTATTCAATAAACTATTGATGAGATTAATATTTACTTAAATAACTAGCACATGACGTACATGAGCTATTAGTTATTGTTTCAATTTCTAGGACTTTTTTCTAACTCGTGTTATTGAGTTCCAATTGATAAATATTTCTGAAGTATTTCTTGGTAAAACTCCATATAGATTCTTCTTCGAGGGGACATCCCTGCTTGTATTCAATGACGGTAATGAACTATTTGTTATTGTAAAAGTTCCTATGACTCTTTTCTTACTCATGTAATTGAGTTCCAattgataaatatttctcaaGTATTGCTTGGTAAAACTCCAATTGGATTCTTCTTCGAGGGGATACTCCTACTTGAttcaatgaataaataaatacctATTCAATGACGGCAAATGAAATAGGAACATATAAGCACGAATAATATATTCTAAGGAAACATGCTACATTACAGTTACATGATTGTTTGTAATTCATACACTTTGTACTTAAGTCGCGGAAAACAAAGGAAttgcttttgaacatttcaaCAATCAATTGTACTATATgttgttcaaatttaaaaaaaaattacatatgtATAAGCATCTGGAAATGAAAGGCGATGACAGCTTTGCTTTATAGAGCAGAAATTTAACTTGAAGTAGACaaaatattaattctttttacaattaaaataataataagtcGAAACTGTTGTCGGATATCATTTGCACTAAATGGTAGCATCGAATGCCAATGTTTTTGACAGGTTGCACATAATTCGAAATCGTATGATTTACgcagtttttgtctttttcaaattgatttgtaTCTTCGTAATGGATTTTTGAGTTGAGAACAATGATAAACTGCTTTTGCATCTAATTTATAGTTTGTTGATCACAGGAGAGGAATGACAGGGAACAGTCTAATTGTTTTAATCAATTCCTCCTACAGTTCAAACCAGTTCACTTAAACTTAACAACAATCTTGCATACATGTTGAAGCTGAGCACCtgcttttataacattttattccCATTTCTGAATACTTAAACAAGTTATCCACTCCTCTTAAAAGGTTTTAATTGAGGTAATTAAATCTCATAGAAATATCGCACACATATTGAAGCTTTGTACCTGCAATTATGTGATCGTTGAAAAGGGTTTTTCACTTTATACATAATAAAATGTTCATTATAAGACCATTATTGATTGTGAAAAACTTGTTGCGCACCAGTAAATATAAGTCTTTaatcgtttatttttatttttttcacatatttgatttattatttttaaattataactatggtaattttttgattttattttgtgttgcCTTCTCAgaatttgtatttttcaaatagttacattagatatatgtttcattatgatacgttattctgattggctaactgcatatcacatgttattccttcagcaattgcattacacaataaaacttatcattcatgataacacgaggtccaacaataaagtgaattaaataaaaaaaaatgatgaaatttgtgttttcatgatcctagctaaaaattgtaattataagtattgaatgcctctttttgtaacttcaaagggttgtaaaagcgttgaccgtgcgcacatttttagaatattgttttcatacaaaatgtacttcggttaacgcgtttacaccccaatgaagttacaaaaagaagcattcaattcttaaatgtttttttttatttgttcgtTCTTTAGACTTTGgcttattgtaaatataaacatgttCAATGTTTCAGgacaattacatgtataaataaaaccTTCAGTTTACTGTTCTCCGATTCTTAGCTGCCGATTCAACTTTTTAAGGAACGGTTGATATCTTTTTCATACAGCAGTTTGAACAGTGTAATTCACCAAATACCATATCTTGCAATTTCGATTTCATGTCATGTTCCTTTTCATCACACTGTTTGGGTTTTGTTTTGGTGTGATAATACTTTTACTTTTAGTATTTATTCctaaatcaatatttttagcaattttcagatgcattaaaagaaaaaaacactgaaaatgTAGAATTTGCTAGCTTGTTTTATTTTTGAGAACATAACTAGTTTGTTgaccatatttgtttttatatttacgtAAATTAATAAACCCGTCAAGCCTCGAGACAATTTTCATTCGAAGGACGTTTTTTTCTGCGATTCTCAAGTACTACTCGTATTCAAAGTAATTAGAATACGAAGATAATGTTTTCTTGTAGATGACCAATTTATATCCAATTATGCAATTCATTACATGGGGAAAATCTTACATCCTGACGACGTCTTTATTTCCGCATGATACATTACATTGCGAGTTATATAATCAGATTATAAATGTCGTCAAAATGTACTGCAGACAACTATACAACGTAATGCTTATTTATGAGTGACATCTAAAAAATTAATTCATCTTTAAATGAATTTGAGTTTATTTAATAATAGAATGTCAGATTgaaaactgatgaaaatgaaatgatattTCCAGACGTTACTCAATATGTCAAACATATCACACACGGAATGAACTGATCCTGGATGTACATTGCTGTGGACAGTCGCTGTTTTTTTAGCTCTTGTAAAAATACGAATGGTGTTTTATGTTCAAGTTGGAAGCAGAAAATTGTCCAAAAGGATTCCTATTGAGTAATTATGCATATTTCTTAAATAGTTTAATTGAACAGTAAATTCATACTGCAAATTAGAGAAATTTCGAAAAGCTGAGTATCGTTACTGAACGTAATTGCCTTGACAAAAATGTCATAAAGTGCAACATTGAAACAAAGTATTGGAGTTGAATGATATTCGAAATACTTTACTTTCACAAATCACAGGAAAGCAAAAATCGAAACAGAGAGTAAAAAAATGTTGATGTAAATATCAGTTATTTGCAGTTTTCCAATGTATGAAACAAGCCTAAGACAAATGGCTGAAATACATTAAGATACTTTAATGAAATGGTATAATTGTTTGAAGGAATTACGTAGCTTTATCTGTGATAGAAAAATACAACTCAAATAAACTTGATATCGAAAAGATGGAGGAtgactaaacatagaaaattaaaattataaaagatttaaTGGAAACAATGCCGTAACAAATTAGATAAAACTATGTATCCATTGTCAATTGTACAAGCCCGAAAAGACCAAATATATGACGATAACTATGGTAGAGTAATTACCAATGAATGAGATCATAatgcgcgtctggtgcaaatacaaaatttcaatccttgtagctctgatgagtttatttgagtTTATTTGCAACGCATTGGAATTGTTTACTTGGTGCATTGATAAACTGAAAATAACTCATCTTGATGTTTGTGTTCAAAAGTGCTGAACTCTGATTTCAAAACCGTGAAATGTTGTTGTTttcagaaagaaaaaagaaaatatgattattttgcAAAAAAACACAAGAGAATTTAGAAGCAAATCAAATTATATCCTTTTAACTTAGCAAGTAATATAGGATGGTCACTGCCAATGTCAAAGGTCAAACTGTGTTAAACAAACCTTATGTTCAACAATTTTGAGGTTTTCCTTCATATGTGAAAAGGCAAGATTACCATCAACCTGGAACACATGAATACATAGATCACTATGTGAAAGACAAAAGAAATTAACTTAAAAAGCATCTTGTGGTGGCACAACCTATACACAAACTCTGgtgaaaacactgtcaaacatatCAACCATTACTAAGAATGTGTGCAGACTTGTAACTTTAAGCAAAGTTAAAACAATAGAACTCTTTCGATTTATGTCCTTCGCTCGAAAAGTTCGATAATTATGCATGCATTTATGACGCTATTTTACCAGATAAAGGGAATCGCTTTTTTCCAGCAATATCAAAGTTCATCAATCGTCTTCGTGATCGTCATGATACCGGATAaaatagaaataatgtttgttccgTAGGTACCTAATCACTAATTCCATAATGACAGAAGTGCCGATTATCAATTATAAGAATCTAATTTGCCTGACTATTCGTTCAATTTAACATAATATTTTGCAACTCCCGACATGGGCTAGACGTAACGATGCCTCTAAACGTACGAATGGTGTTCAATAAAACCCAAATTGTTTTGACAGAAATGCAGCCAACTTGAAGGTGGTTGATTTCAAcggttttaaaatttaatttccgAGTTTCTCCATTAGATTGATATTTTGAAAGATTTATCTACCAAAGTCTTCTGTTTGGTTGAACCTATTTTCCAGCGGAGTTCTTCAAAATGTTTTTCTGACGGATATTTGATTAAAACAGAAAAACGAGTTTATAATTTCTACATTTGTAAACCAACAGTTTAACAAAAGAAGCTAGCATGGTCAACTTTGTGTTCCTTTTTCAGTTTTCCGTGTTTTTTTGATGTACGTTTTAGATTTCATCCTACTTTGAAAATTGAACACAATCAATAGCAAAAGGTCATTTTGAATCAAAGGGCAAACAAACATGTACGTTGGAAGTCTGATATGTTAAAGTAATGTATTCATGTAATAAACTATGATCCTCATAACTAACTGATTGCTTGCTGAATAAAACTAGTCGTGTATTAATAACCTTTGTGCATTTATAGCGCAACAACCATATTTAgtgaataaaattaaattattgcaacctacatatatattaaatgacaaaCTACAATTTGAtgttttgagcgtcactgatgacacttttgaaaaaaaaaagatctgaAAGTTTTAAACTGAACGACAAAAAATAGAGCAACACtgacaaacatatataaaaataataatcctGAAATGTCTTATAACAAGAATCAGATCTGCTCTAtcggctttttttttattttagatatactATTACATTATGTCAGCTAAAACAGTATTTTACTCCTTTGTTCTAAATTTAACAACAGTGGACATGTTTGTTTATGGGTCAAAAACATGgatacatttttcaaactaaatactCCAATGAAGATTAGATTCACTGGAGAAGAAGCGAAGTGATTGCAAATAAAACTCGCATGGCCTTTTCGGCAAGGTGACCTAAAAATTTACTGTATTAGGTGAAAGAATCCGCTGGTTAAATAATACTTGCTCTTGCAACTCTATTGAATTATATGctataatttgaaaacaagactatATTCTTGATCTTTAATACATATGTGATTTTACAACACAAAAGGTACTACAAACTCTATAGGATAGGTTTGAGCAAAACAAGACTCGCTTTTCCAACTATATTGAATTTCATGCTTTAATTTGCTCGAAAACCAGACTCTATTCTCGATCATTAATACATGTGTGATTTTACAATACAAAAAGGTACCACAAACTCTATAGGTTTGTACAAAACATAACATTAATATCATTTGATAAACTTATATTGTTGTCTAAGGATGTTTGACGCTTAGTTCGACGTCCGTTGCAATTATtcaatacaattataaatataggCTTAAAAATTAATCTATCGCTACACGGTATCTCATAAATATATCAGTTTAAACCTTGATATAATACAATTGCTGGCATGTGTTTTATTATCTTAGACTCGTGAGTTGTACACAATTCTATGACCAAGTTGCCTAGGACTAGTACTGCCAGGTCTAGGAGAGGCACTTCGTTTTGAAATAGGAGAGGATGATATATCATCAATGTGAGATTTCACGCACATATATGTTCGTGTTGAACTGTCGTGGAGTACATGTCTATGCTTAAAACATGTTAGAAGATCGCGGAAACCATATCGAAATTTTTTGCTGAAGAAACAGTATATAATAGGGTTCATTCCACTGTTGGATGATCCGAGCCATTGAGCTATTGGAATAATAATATTTTCTAGATAGTCGGGGTAACTTGATGCTTTTGAGCTGTCCTGAGGAgaaattattttcacaaaatttactacATACAAAGGCATCCACGAAAATGCAAACATAATAACAACAACTGCGAGCATTTTTACGACTTTCACTTTTGATTTGTAAATCACACAAGCGCTTGCGTTTTTTGCCCCAGGTTGGTCACGGCGCCAAACTTTTACTCCAATAAACAGATAACAAACGATTATCAAAATAAGAGGTATAATGTAGCAAGACAAAAGTGTCGCTCCTATAAAATAAGCTTTCATAGCTTTCGGACTAGGCCACATCGGATAACACATTGGAATAATTTGTCCACTTGAATCCTTGTAGTCCAGCGTTGTGTAGAACACAGCCCATGGTGTCATTATACTCATTGATAGTATCCAGATGATAATTATTATGTGTTTTATCTTCCGGGCAGTCAGTTTGAACTCAAATGAACGACAAATTGCAAGGTatctaaaataaatgaattaaagagTTTACCCAAACAATTGGTGTGATTTACTAAAAACTAAACTATCAAACACAACTCATGCATATtgtgaaaattataaattatccTAGTACACTCTGTATCAGAGCAACCATGTATggaaaaaaaaccttttgcaataaaattttataatgatGATATTTGTTAAGCCGTAAACACTTCGTATTCGAGtataaaatttaacttatatacataTTATTAAACTTCTGGTATACTTGTTTGACTCCTTGCAAAACAACACAAATTATGAACCCAACAAAAATTCAATGATATGCAAGAGAAgggatttttctttttatcttcgAATGACTATGAATAATCATAAATAGCCTTGGAGCGGTTGAAACTGAGACAATAATATTACGTTTCATTCATAGTTCCCTAAAACACTAAAACAAGTCTTATCCTATAGTCATTTGGCCAAACACGAAAAAACTTCATATCTTTCCCGTTAGATATCGACTATTTTTAAATAATCTGTGTAAGCTTACACATTATTCACGCTGTTACATTTTAGAGgttgatattttgtatatatttattgttattgcAAGTTTTCGTACCTGTCAACAGCTATTGCTGCCAAAGTATTCACAGAGGCACACACTGAAACACCCTGTAAATACGGTGTCACTTTACACAGCACTGGTCCGAAAGGCCAACCTGCaatcaaattacaaaaacattaaTCAATTTTTTCCGAGaattacaaatgataaaatatagaCCATAGTTACAAGGTTAATTGAAACATTATCGTTCCGACAAGTATTAATGCGTGTAACGCATTTTTTGCTCTGATACTCTTTTGATGTGTTGAGGTCGacatcaatttgttcattttatccttTCTGATGTTCCATTGTTaggttgactgtccctttggtatctttcgtccctctttttcagtATATTGCAATAACATTTTCAAAGAGCTGGCATAAATTACCATATATTATTAAACTAAAGTTAAACACGTCTATATGCTTACTATAAATGGATTTGTGCATTGGCGTTAAATGTTGAGTGGCAAGTAATACGTATATCAAAGAACATGTATAGGCTGTATGAAAGTAAGTACTGCTTTGTACTTGACCGCCACGCTCACCGTGAATGTTAAACGCGCTAGTTCAGAAGGTAGTCTTTACAAAGACTAACGTCTGCCTACCTGCCCACATTTTCCCCACCAGTCTTAAAGTTTGCTCTTACACTTTATCGCTTGATGTTTAGCTGAGAAGCAACATTATATAtactaattttaaagtttttagttTGACCTTGTCAGGATCGAGCCCGTGACATCCTGCTTTAGACATCGGTATTTTGTAATAATTATGATAATCATCGTATATATAGTTATTTTTGTATCTGTCAACTACTATCGCTATACATTAAAGACAGTGCTGAGAATCCGATGTTTACTTTGTATTTTTACTGGGTTAACAAGGTTAGCACTCAATCTTCCATTTTGTATTTTCAACTCTTTTTCTTCTATTGACGTATTGATTATAGTCATGCAACATTATTAAAAGACTACATACTAAATACGCATTGTTTTACAGGAAATAACGAAaacttaaatattgaaaaatagcTTTATACGACAAGTACTCCTACTGTGAAAACAAAATTACACATGTTCACGACAAGATTAAATTGAAAGAATTGGTTTATACGACCTTATTGTGTTTCgttggttttataaaaaaaaataagttaggATGAAATGGTGAAAAATCATTTCGTTTTTAAGGTTAAAAGTGTagaaattttgtttgaaaagtaTTCGAAGTGATCTCAAACTGTACACTCTGATACTTAGAATGACATGGTATATGTGTCGTAATGTAAAAGATAAGGTGTATATAAGTTAAGTCGTCGTTCATCTTATAAAGGCATTTGTGAATCGGTCCAAGGGTTAATTTGttaaattaagattaaaacacatAACTGCTACATGTTTAGTGTACAGGCTTCTGTACTTTCGTTAAATAGAGGACTGTTTGTTCATTGATGTACACCAGcagaatatttttcaaaacatttacatTTAACATATTGTGACCGGGTATCACGGTACCACACACACTATGTTGCAAAATCGGTAAGGTTAAGTTATACGTGATACTTTGCATAAATGTTAATATTTGCCTCTACCTTTGGTACTATGGGTAAACAGGTACATGTATGTAGTCTAGACAGCTGAGAAAATATTAGTAAGACAACCCAACCTTTGCTAGCAAAAATAGTACAAATCTAGGTTATATGTTATACGGTGCAAAGCATACTGTAGCTCTATCTCTAGTACTGTTACCAAGGCGGACCCCTTAGTACAGGTAGCCGGAAATAGTTAAGGTGTATACATGATACCTCAACCGATGCAGTTAAGACTCTTATAAGTCATTGGCATATATGGTGCGATGTCATGTACAGACAATATCTGGCATTACCTCTGGATCTAATACCCTGATTAATAATATGAGTATTAGCTAGTTGGTAAATGTTGAATTGAGCTGTATTATATCCGTACCAAACCCTTAATCCttgctgaaaaaaaaacataagttgtGTGCTTCTGAAGCATTTTTTCTTGAATTTACAATCATCAGGAACGCTTAAATGCAAACAGTGAAGAAACCCAGGAATGACAAATACAGCAACATGTTAGGACCTAAGCGCTGCAAGAATCATGAAGATCTAATACCTATTGCGTTATGCCCAGGATTCGAATATTTCGTATGGTCCAACAATCCCTATTCCATGCACAAAACCTTATATGCATTTAGACTATTGGATGTCCAGCATATATGTGATACAGAGAAGAGTTTATTACTACCTCTACAACTGGCTGGTTATTTGAAAAAGTGGAGATATTGTTTGTTATTGCCGGTAACAGTAAAGTTTATATTGATTTCCGACATAATTGGTACATCCCACCGTATTATTCTGCCAAGCTGCCGACGTTCTGGTACATGTACGTAGCATATTAGATACTCTTTCTATCTCTACAACTTTTACAATGGCCAAGTGGAAAAACAACTTACCATAGCAATATTCAGTTTGGCTACGAGACATATCGGGTATCCCCCTTTAAAAATCAGAAATAATGAAGATCTAAGGTATATGTGGTACGGTGTATAGTAAAGCATACAAAGCTATTATACAAGTTATTTGTTGGACAATATTTCAGCGATTATTATGACAATATCAGAGAAATTATTATTGTCACGACTTTACATTCTGATTTTGCAGGTACATCTTTTCTCCTATCTTAGAATAGAAGCAAAggtttagtacgtcagacgcgagtttcgtctacatacgactcatcagtgacgctcatatcaaaacatttataaagccaaatccATCGATAAGATGGATTTTGGTACATTAAGCGTCTGGATAGAGAAAGAATAAAGGTCTGTCTCTCTTGAGAATAGTTGTTTAATTGGCAatcaattcacatatttttttctttatattatttccAATTTTTATCTTAAACATTTCTATTGACAAATATCAGACTTGAGAAGGACTCGCCACACTCCTTTTTACTTCTTTTCAATTGGTATTGTTGGGTCAAAATCAGCCCTTAACATCTTATGTATCTGTTCAATGTCaggagcggatccagccatttcaaaagggggtttcctaacccaggataaaagcgggggttccaactatattttccattcaaatgcattgatcctcCAAAACAGAGGGGTTTTAAACCACGgaaccccctctggatccgccactgattgtaAAGTTTTGTTCTGATTTAAGTCAGGAACCTCGTAATAGAATatctttgtatatatattttttttatgttttttaacttaGATAATAAGGTGTTTCTACAAGAAATTTTTTATTCTTAGTTTAATTCAAAAATCATAACGGTTCTACTTAGTGCTTGAAATACTCTATAgagaaattttcatatttaaaaattgattGCTGTCTAAATTGCATCCAACTTACATCTCCAATCATTGAAACGAAATATGCCGTATTTGCAAACCATAAATACACTCaagttttttttggttttttttatgaacacAAAGTTCAATTGGCCAATTTTAGATATTtctaaaaatatgatataaataatattgaGTTTACCATACTAAATGACTTTCCAATACGGTTACTGGACAGGAAACGTAAATAAGAATGACTGTATGTCAATAATCGACTTCCGCCGGAAGcaataaaatacgaaaaaaagCAAATCAGCTGCTGCAATTAGGTAAATCAAGCGGAAAACGGAAAGGGAGTGATATCGTGGTTCTGAAattacattttattaaattattcCATCTCTAGAAATCGTAAAACTAGCAGCATAACGCTATAATCAGATTTGAAGAGTAGATTCAGGCAATCGTCAATACTGAAAGAAACAATGTACTTTTATCGTGTCTCCTCTGTTGTAGGATTATGGTGGTTAATCGTTTTAAAGAATCATTATTTCATAAACAACTGGTATTTTTAGCACAAAATTGACATCAAGTAATTTCTGAAGCGGAAATGATGAGATCTggctttttatttatgtaaaacattttGACAGAACTAGACGCTTGATATTATTTGAAAACATTCGTATAAACAAATTCCAATAACGATTTGAAAGTATTTCacaactttatttgttttaattgaaaaaaCAAGTCATGAtaagttttctttatttattgGCATCACAATGGTTTACCGGGTTATATAAATACGATAAGCACTATATAACTTTCCTATTTAGCAGTTATATTCTCGCTACGATCGGGTTTCTGTTTTGCTATGAGGGGTATATAAATATAAGCAATCACGTCCGGTCGGAAATGGGACGTTACGTCTAgatgtcgagcctgcaacttttgttgcagaaagctcgacatagggataatgatccggctacggcggcggcgttagctaacttcttaaaagctttatattttagaaggtagaagacctggatgcttcatactttgtatatagatgcctcatgttacgaagtttccgtcagtaacatgtccaatgtccttgacctcattttcatggttcagtgaccacttgaaaaaaaagttcagattttttgtgtattgaattctctcttattataagtaataggataactatatttgatatgtgcgtaccttgcaaagtcctcatgtctgtcagacagttttcacttgacctcgacctcatttcatggatcagtgaacaaggttaagttttagtggtcaagtccatatctcagatactataagcaatagggctagtatattcggtgtatggaaggactgtaaggtgtacatgtccaactggcaggtggcatctgaccttgacctcattttcatgcttcattggttatagttaaatttttgtgttttggtctgtttttctcatactatatgcaataggtctactatatttgttgtatggaatgattgtaaggtgtacatgtctagcaggcagatgtcatgtgacctttacctcatttccatggttcagtggtcaaagttaagtttttgagttttgtctttttatctaatactatatgccataggtctatatatctatatatatataactatatttggtgtatggaaatattttatgatctttatgtcagtcgcgcaggttttatttgaccttgacctcattttcacggttcattgcacagtgttaagtttttgtgttttggtctattttctgaAACTATAagtaaaaggtcaactatatatgttgtatgggagcattgttagctgtacatgtctgcctggcatggttcatctgaccttgacctcattttcaaggttcatttgtctttgtttagttatcttggttaatgttaagtttatgtgacagttgtaataaagctttatgcttaggactatcaacataatatcaatgattagtatagaaggcgagacatttcagcgtgtgcactcttgtttaatatAGTTACTGATATTGTCACGCTCTCTGAACATTAAAAAAACTACGCACACGTTTTAGCCAAGTAT
This genomic window from Mytilus galloprovincialis chromosome 9, xbMytGall1.hap1.1, whole genome shotgun sequence contains:
- the LOC143044677 gene encoding neuropeptide SIFamide receptor-like translates to MTTESSLSLDLTTRNTTNNETYFDVLSHPVYRTVIYSLTFAYSLVFLCALFGNLMVVLVVYRNASMHNATNYFIVNLAIADILVALFCVPLTLLDNLYPGWPFGPVLCKVTPYLQGVSVCASVNTLAAIAVDRYLAICRSFEFKLTARKIKHIIIIIWILSMSIMTPWAVFYTTLDYKDSSGQIIPMCYPMWPSPKAMKAYFIGATLLSCYIIPLILIIVCYLFIGVKVWRRDQPGAKNASACVIYKSKVKVVKMLAVVVIMFAFSWMPLYVVNFVKIISPQDSSKASSYPDYLENIIIPIAQWLGSSNSGMNPIIYCFFSKKFRYGFRDLLTCFKHRHVLHDSSTRTYMCVKSHIDDISSSPISKRSASPRPGSTSPRQLGHRIVYNSRV